The Vairimorpha necatrix chromosome 1, complete sequence genome contains a region encoding:
- a CDS encoding ribosome biogenesis factor RRP5: MPTYIYGKLTKSKFYTPHRTYSHKTSFPQKMHINKYLPCVLDDSNNLQVFYNSAVFNSFLTIEEEEVYKLFSKDNKTTITKTKIEPNTLYTFKVIEETNSLRICEIFKYDINWVGKHTTGKIKHQKKKNEIITPIGKGECVLQNNKHNKQVSAILWKIKDDKMFFVEIDNPVKDAIEVTVDTVRENFLMVSNENIKGIVFTNEINEYDDIKRKKKTIKVYVKEELLGFYIFEILSAININDYIEAKVVKKLDNKYTLEYQTYSGFINTTNMDQFMSNNNKAMTIKGRIINIKDGEFELSQVQNISVPFDAVVSESEEIEEDEELECSGTLMDLLASIKRYTEDKKYKEVRELYYKHINTLNSTDKDNLSLVYCNFLQYTTSDTTDLIKEMKKVVGHCSDKFLDKVGSVSDNFEVIEFCYKKKLSRELYTKYIDMCYKLGKKITDYNYMDVAVDYIYKYEDTPRIKTEKIIGNIKPGWIKYIENETQDYKRILFRRVVNMDWKVGDMKEWYRMWMQYEKENNGNVDEVRTRAKEFVESIKNKQ; this comes from the coding sequence ATGCCAACATACATTTACGGGAAACTTactaaatcaaaattttatactcCTCATAGAACATATTCCCATAAAACATCTTTTCCTCAAAAAAtgcatataaataaatatcttcCTTGTGTCCTTGACGACTCTAACAATTTacaagttttttataattcagcagtttttaatagttttttaacgatagaagaagaagaagtttacaaattattttctaagGACAATAAAACTACAATTacgaaaacaaaaatagaGCCAAACACACTTTACACGTTTAAAGTAATAGAAGAAACTAATTCGCTACGTATTTgtgaaatatttaaatatgataTTAACTGGGTTGGTAAACACACTActggaaaaataaaacatcaaaagaaaaaaaatgaaattattaCTCCTATTGGTAAAGGCGAATGTGTCTtgcaaaataataaacacaACAAACAAGTTTCGGCTATTTTATGGAAGATAAAAGATGACAAGATGTTTTTTGTTGAGATTGATAATCCCGTGAAAGACGCAATTGAAGTTACAGTGGACACGGTGcgtgaaaattttttaatggtctcaaatgaaaatattaaaggaATTGTATTTACAAATGAAATAAACGAGTACGACGAtataaaaaggaaaaagAAGACAATTAAAGTCTATGTAAAAGAAGAACTTCTAGGGTTTtacatttttgaaatacTTTCCGCAATTAACATTAATGATTATATTGAAGCTAAAgtagttaaaaaattagataaTAAATACACACTCGAGTATCAAACATATAGCGGATTTATTAATACTACGAATATGGACCAATTTATGTCTAATAACAATAAGGCCATGACTATAAAAGGAcgtataattaatataaaagatgGCGAATTTGAATTATCGCAGGTACAAAATATCAGCGTGCCATTTGATGCAGTCGTCAGCGAAAGCGAAGAAATAGAAGAAGACGAAGAGCTTGAATGTAGCGGCACACTTATGGATTTATTAGCTTCTATCAAAAGATATACAGaggataaaaaatataaagaggTTAGggaattatattataaacatataaatacaCTAAATTCAACTGATAAAGATAATCTAAGTCTTGTgtattgtaattttttacaatatacAACTAGTGACACAACTGATTTGATTAAAGAAATGAAGAAAGTTGTAGGACATTGCAGCGATAAATTCCTCGATAAAGTTGGTAGTGTATCAGACAATTTTGAAGTTATAGAATTTTgctataagaaaaaattaagcaGAGAACTGTACACTAAATACATTGATATGTGTTATAAATTGGGAAAGAAAATAACTGATTACAATTATATGGACGTGGCCGTTGACTACATTTACAAATACGAAGATACACCTCGTATAAAAACAGAAAAGATTATTGGCAATATTAAACCTGGTTGGATTAAATACATAGAAAACGAAACACAAgactataaaagaattttatttcgtAGAGTTGTCAATATGGACTGGAAGGTTGGTGATATGAAAGAATGGTACAGGATGTGGATGCAAtatgaaaaagaaaataatggGAATGTAGATGAAGTTAGAACACGAGCCAAAGAGTTTGTTGAaagtattaaaaacaaacaataa